In Planococcus citri chromosome 4, ihPlaCitr1.1, whole genome shotgun sequence, the genomic window tgcaaaaaaaaaattacaagttgattaaaaatatcATATCGCAGCTGTAAATCACTTTTATATGGGGACTAACAGTACATACTAAATGGAAAAAGGGAGGCAGAAATTACCTATCTTGCATcacaaaaatagtgaaaatcagatttttcatgtaatttttggcagtttccaaccaaattttctgaaagctTTCAGAGATCTTGGACATGGACATTATAAGAACCAAGTGTTATTTTTggagatgtttgaaaattttttcaagcttatcATCTTGACAAAACGCGCACTCATCTAGCATTTCAAGGGTATTTTTGGTAGGAACCTAAATTATTTCAAAGGTGCAATTATGGAAATCCGTATGTTTCCATCTTCAACAGTTTTtagccgatttttttcaaacttgcagggATGTTAGATGTTACCAAGGGTTATTCatggacattttcaaaaaaaatttctcaagcaTTGTACTTTCGTATCTCCTGGGCAAAACTCGCATTTCTAGCTTACAAACAGCACTTTTGACCATTTCTTTTagaggtgaaattttgaaaaaaatatacatcacattatttttttcagaattttttatacagGTGAAAGAcccacaaaaataaaaatgcaaaaaaatgattttttcatggttttcccGCCCAAATTCTACATTTtatgagttttatttttttaaaaaaattgattggaatcACCCACTCCGCCAAAATTTATGTCTAGGCTAATAATATCaactcaaaatacataatatgcctttctttatttaaatttaaaacttctgattttttcaaaaatcatttttgtcaaagtcaggtttttttaatttggaaaaattcactcatcacaggtgaaaaaaaaatcgaagattaatcatttcattgaatttgCAATATGATGTATTTCGAGTAGATATtagtttaaaaatgaatgttGACTGGATCAGTGACCCAAAAGGCGATTAAGGGGGGTTTCAAAATGACaggaatttcaatttgtttgtaaaaatcaccataaaacTAAAGCACTTcttaaaaatagataaatttgATCCAAACTCGTATTAATGGTTTAGTTGAACGTCTTTTAAGATTGATAGAAACAATTTTcggccaaaattgaccaatttgggCGGGAAAACCATGggaaaagtcagttttttgcatttttgaaggtcttccaccaataatgaaaaattctgaaaaaatataatatgaatTTATCTAAAAGTAAAcgatttgccaatttttaactGTTCAGTAGAGccctaaaaaaatcttgaattttgatagcAATGGCCTGGATCGATGCTAAATCTCAGATACCTACcatctttttccatttttcacaaaacagATTGGATAGGTGCTAGAGCCAAAAaccccacaattttttcaaaaatacccccTCTCTGAgatcctatattttttttcgcgatccaccctatAATGCTCATATCTCCTACCCACATGAGAAATACGTACGTATCTTACATGCAAATCTTActcaaagtactgcatttcaaaacaaaaataggtacagAAAGTAAAGAACTTCAACAACTCCTCGCTTCATActcaacaaatttaaaaaaacagttCAATTAGATAACTGCACAATTGTGCTCTAACCTCGGGCACACGTCTGGAAGGTTTGATATGTATTCCACCAATATCTACGACCGCTGGTACCAACGGAATTGGAGCATTGATCACCGAATTACTGCTCACGAATAATAAACTGACATTACGAATAAGTTCTTCCACGGATGGTGCTGACTCCAACTGTTTATGGATCACGACATCGTCATTCCTAGACGTACCATACTTATAGAGACCCAAAGAGAGTCCATACAAAATGGTATTcttagttttttccaaaaaactcaTTTCTTTCCAGTAATAATCGCTTAACATATAATTAGTCACGTAAGCTGGATTATGAGGATTACCCATCCTGCTCGATAACCAAGGTAACATCACGTTCGGCACTACTGTGATCGCAGGTATGTTGAACTTCCACGCGTACATCAACATCGCATCAGTTGCAAATGCTTCCGTCAAAAATACATCGTATTTCTCGGTCGAGTTGAGTAATTCAATTAGAGGCTCGCACTCATCTAATGTGGTGAACAAATCGGTGAAAAACGTCACGTAAAGTCTTAAGAATAAACTCGAACCCAAAGTCGCCGATGAATCCATAGTCAGTAAGGGTGTCAGAGCAGGGAAACAATGCCCAATATCTATATCCTTGTAATTTGGtatattattttctttcttgGGATAATGGGTGTAAACTGTGACTTCGTGTCCAAGCTCGACTAATCTCATTAATAAAGGATCTGGTATGGCGTAATGACTCTTCGATGGAAATGGAAATACTGCTAATATCTTATAACTTGAGGCAACGTCGTTACAGTAATTcgacaagatgaaaaaaatcactgtcaGCGTTACTACGTCACACTTCATCGCGGAAccgaatttttaatcaactagACTCGTATTCGCACCAAACTGGTTTCATTTATACtcgtagataggtataggtacctaatttacgCTTCCAACGACGTCTAATCATATCACCATCATTAAAGCAActaagtacataagtaccttACACATAGGTATGGCCCACCTGTATACCTCTACGTACCAACTACCAACAATGCCTGAAATAATTCGTCTATCACAACAAGTTCTAAAAAATATGGCTGAACCTCGACGTAGTCGATTTGATATTTTCACGAATATGCTATGAATGATAAAACGAAGAGACTCCGATAAGTGCAACCTTCGGGTAAAAAGCGATATTTACGTATCCTGTTGACAATACtcacataaattttttatcaataatgtAATATTCcgaagtacctaccaaaataacACATCTTTCTCTATTATGGTGCAAtcgaatttcatcgaaatttgcGTGATTTGCAAATTGAAAGGACAGGAGTTTATGACCTtccaaaaaacaattctttGGTTACAGTCCGACTTTTCAGGGCGGACAAAAAAGCTTCTCTTTAGAAATATTCTATCtctgaaattctgaatttttcaaggcacctcaaatttgaatttttccaaattattttcatcagaattgatgatgaattgatgattattttccaatttggaaaaatgtactcactacgagtagaaaaaatctaaaatttctaaTTCTGCTGAAATTATAATTCATGGTGTAGTTCGAGTTGACACTTATTAGTCTTAGCATGAATTTTTACCATATTGGTCAACCAGAAGGAGtatcaggggttcccaaaatggcgcaatcgaattttgtaaatgaaaattatgaaacagaaaaaattgacgaatttggcCCAAATTCGGGTTCATGGTGTAGTTCGCatcattgatgattttttgtgaggaaaaaaatttcgaccaaaattgaccactttagAATGGGGAAAcctcttgaaaaattctgaaaaaattaccaatcgTAGAAAATACCCTAAAAATATTAtctacttattcaaaaatttattttcaatttttcgtttttttttcatgttttggacTCTCCTTAACATTGATTTGAAGTCTTCAAAGTGGATTTTGGGGTCGTTACAggggtggaaaaaaattgaaaaaattcagggtgATTATCCTCAAGTATTCTGACCTTCACGCCAAGTTTCGAATCAATCGGTTCAAAACAGCTGGAGAGAGCGTGTAATTCTTAAAAATCATGTGGTGGTGGGGTGGGGGCAAACAGCATAAAAACCAAAATCCAGGTAAAAGGCAGTTCCTCCCCTTTTCTATACTAtggcttttcaatttttgttcatttttactaatttttgtacatatttcacAGTGTTTATTATGTTTTATGtttcatgttttatatcattttcactaaattttatccacttgaattttaatgaaattttgctaaaattcttgGATACTTATTT contains:
- the LOC135844663 gene encoding UDP-glycosyltransferase UGT5-like isoform X7, translating into MKCDVVTLTVIFFILSNYCNDVASSYKILAVFPFPSKSHYAIPDPLLMRLVELGHEVTVYTHYPKKENNIPNYKDIDIGHCFPALTPLLTMDSSATLGSSLFLRLYVTFFTDLFTTLDECEPLIELLNSTEKYDVFLTEAFATDAMLMYAWKFNIPAITVVPNVMLPWLSSRMGNPHNPAYVTNYMLSDYYWKEMSFLEKTKNTILYGLSLGLYKYGTSRNDDVVIHKQLESAPSVEELIRNVSLLFVSSNSVINAPIPLVPAVVDIGGIHIKPSRRVPENIEKFINESKHGVVYFCMGSLLRGETFPPEKREAFLYAFSKIPQRVLWKWEGDVLPGKSDNIMISKWMPQRDILAHPNVKLFISHGGLLGTSEAVYEGVPVLGIPIFGDQRTNIKSLEANGAGELLDYNEISKEVVLEKIQRLLNDPKYKENAKLLSDRYRDRPMSPLDTAVYWTEYVIRHKGAPHLRTAAADMPWYQYLLLDVIAFIVAVLVAGLLIIYYTTKFILRAIYGLICGGGAKKGSSKSDKKKRN